The sequence GGCTCTACTCTCTTCTCTACGATGGACCTGATTCTATACCTGGGTTGTTTGCTCGTGTTGTTACTGCTCTGGGTCAGGGCGAAAGGATTCGAGTACATCATCGTTCATCATCGGTGGATCTTCGTTTGCCTCTTTTTACTTCCTCTCTCGGTCGTGTTTGACGTTTACTACTACGTGCGGGCATGGCTGGTGTTTAAAATGTGCAGCGCTCCCAAACTTCATGATCGCCGAGTAAAAGAGATTCAGGATCAGGTgagttcatttaaaaaaaataaataaatatggtaaATAAAAAGTCAGTGGGAGCTTTTCCAACACAATAATACAGCAGCAGTGTCATAAAACTGGAACTAATATTATGTTCTGTGCGCTTCTTAACAATTGGGCAACACAATCTATAGTCCAAATTGTTCTTAAATGCGCACAACTGTATTTTTGGTGtaatctgaatttttttttaaaaaattgataaGTTATGCAAAGGAATTGTACTCCAGTTGGAGATCTCTAAACACGTCTCGGCCATAAATTTGGTCTCGgttctgtataatgttttttatgtatgtatatactctTACATTAATACTTCCACTCTTGGTTATGCTACATGTAGAtgatattttaaatgatttcatctaaatatatatgtgctgTGTTCTTAGGTTCGTCAGTGGAAAGCCGAAGGTGGTAAAAAGTTCATGTGCACTGGAAGACCAGGCTGGTTAACCGTATCGCTGCGTGTcggaaaatacaaaaacacacataagaACATAATGATCAACCTCATGGATATCCTGGAAGTTGATACTAAGAGACAGGTATTTCTCACAaatttaatgcatttatttgctACCTTGTTAGTTCCTGTGAAGTACAGACATAAAAAGTGTAGTTCCAGATGTGCAGGCTTGCGTTGATCAGGCCCAGACTGAGATTCGGCACATGGACCAAATAACTGAAAGCATCGCGCCCCTATCTTTAAAGCTGCTCAGGTTATAGGCATGCAGCCTATCAGCCAGGGCTGAAGTTTTAAGCCCAGTCCTGGTGCTGATGGTGACATGTATTAAAGGTAGTAGGATATCGTAAAACTCATCTGATCTTTATCAAAAGTTTTACTTTTGCCTGTAAtcaaaataaattgtgtattaTACAGTACTTTTTCCCCCAAGAAAGAAGTATATGGCATTTAGACAAAGCTCCTTCTAATCAAATCGCTGTTTCCATTAGTTCCTGGTAATTTAGGTTCCAGAACTAAACCTAACATTTAATGGTTATAATGGTAAAGACTCGACCCTcgcaatgcatttttaaatccaTTAGTATCAGACCAttgcattttctttcttgttttgttaGGTTGTGCGCGTGGAGCCGTTGGTAAATATGGGTCAGGTGACTGCGTTGCTTAATTCTATCGGTTGGACCCTCCCAGTAGTACCAGAGCTTGATGACTTGACTGTTGGTAAGATGGATATTGTATACATGCTTTGTTAttggaaattatttgaaaagtcttTTAAGCAATTCTTCCTCCACTTACAGTAAACGGCAAGTAAACCTTGCTTCTTGAAAATcttatttccccttttttctgaATAGTACAATTTTCGTGCATAAGTTGAAggcaatacattttacaatctTTAAATGTAGTTCACCTTCTTAAAGGGGAACGCCaactttttatatgtaatgtttCTAGACAGCTGCATACTAGCCATTTGTGTGAGTTCTATGTCTGTTATCTTAGCCAGTCTTCTAGACAAAcacctgactccttatcatacagcTTGGCAGTCAgacactgactaatgaaagtctatggggtACTATCGTCATAGACAACCATCCCAGTGTGCTATTAGATCAGGATAGGTCATGCGAAATAtaacatgactgacaacaatccCTGCCTCAAgggataaattaattttatattatccatggggctttccctttaaatagtATCTCTAAGTCTAACTCATCATCAGGCATAGAACTGCTAACCTCTTCCTATGAGGTCATTTCATAAAACTCAGTACTGGTCCCAATCAATTTGAGAATAATTAGGCCAGACTGTGATGGTTTATCGCACCTTCAATGTTGCAGAACTTGTTAAATATCTCCTCAAATCTTGTGTCATCTCAATACTAATATCAGCTTCCACgcccctgttttttttgtttgtttttgtaggtGGTTTGATCATGGGAACAGGCATTGAGTCATCATCCCATAATTTTGGCCTCTTCCAGCATATCTGCTTGGCCTACGAACTTGTACTGGCCGACGGAAGCCTCGTGAGGTGCACACCAGTAAGaaaaccatttcttttttttattttaaccagtCAATTCTTGCTTACTTTATATCACAAAAATACAAACAGCTGGTCCATTGTACCATTATacatatttaccaaaaaaaaatattttcccagaCAGAGAACTCGGACCTTTTCTATGCCGTACCGTGGTCGTGTGGTACCCTCGGATTTCTGGTTGCAGCAGAAATAAAAATTGTTCCTGCTAAAAAGTATGTAAAGCTGCGTTACGCGCCCGTGAAAGGCCTGGAGAAGATCTGTGAGAGGTTTTCCAGAGAgtcaaaaaacaaagacaacTACTTTGTGGAAGGGCTGGTTTACTCCTCTGATGAAGCCGTTATCATGACCGGTGTCCTAACTGATAATGCTGAGCCTGGTCAGGTAAATGAgacaatttgtattttattttacataagttGTTGATCCTCGTCATGCTAGACTAAGGCTAGCACCTTGCTAGGGTTTCAGTGAACAATGGAAATTAAAGGGAAGGTTTGCAGCAGAGATGTGATCTCCACTCCTTTACTGACTATTATGTAGGCCCATCCCTAGTGGTATCTGCTGCAAGAAGAACTGGACTGGGcctttataatgtatggttaCTTCAGTAAGGTTTCTCCAGTGTCCTCGTttgttatgcattatgcagggccagctatACTTTCCAGTATCAGCCCTTTTATAAGGAATCGTGAAATTGG is a genomic window of Spea bombifrons isolate aSpeBom1 chromosome 6, aSpeBom1.2.pri, whole genome shotgun sequence containing:
- the DHCR24 gene encoding delta(24)-sterol reductase; protein product: MDLILYLGCLLVLLLLWVRAKGFEYIIVHHRWIFVCLFLLPLSVVFDVYYYVRAWLVFKMCSAPKLHDRRVKEIQDQVRQWKAEGGKKFMCTGRPGWLTVSLRVGKYKNTHKNIMINLMDILEVDTKRQVVRVEPLVNMGQVTALLNSIGWTLPVVPELDDLTVGGLIMGTGIESSSHNFGLFQHICLAYELVLADGSLVRCTPTENSDLFYAVPWSCGTLGFLVAAEIKIVPAKKYVKLRYAPVKGLEKICERFSRESKNKDNYFVEGLVYSSDEAVIMTGVLTDNAEPGQVNSIGNYWKPWFFRHVESYLKKNCEGTEYIPLRHYYHRHTRSIFWELQDIIPFGNHPVFRYLFGWMVPPKISLLKLTQGETIRKLYEQHHVVQDMLVPMKRLEEAINVFHDHINVYPLWLCPFILPSQPGMIHPKGNESELYVDIGAYGEPKTKHFDAKASMRQLEKFVRDVHGFQMLYADCYMSHDEFWEMFDGSLYRKLREKLNCDKAFPEVYYKICKAARH